A part of Methanobacterium bryantii genomic DNA contains:
- a CDS encoding Coenzyme F420 hydrogenase/dehydrogenase, beta subunit C-terminal domain has product MNVTDLTVKNDYCIGCGVCAGVCPSNNLYIDWSPRGELIPHTNNLCNDKCSICLDICPFNNHKINQDAITNSLFSKTRNIKYNEYTGYYLNCYVGFRKDTVKRLKSASGGLATSFLASLIKENIVDRIIAVGISEDNNRMFNFKILNNSNEVYSCAGSAYYPVEISRILKEIIKEKEEFEYAVIALPCVAYALRLAIDKIPKLKKKIKIIASLTCGQLQNRFCTELLSLESGIKVNELAKMNFRQKSENNSAINYMQVATDKNGNEGIPQANQELPSHLWHYQYFKQNACNFCDDIFGEVADVTFMDAWLPEYIDNYRGTSLIISRTPLALKLLENSHEYNLKEISVNSVIESQMGLIQKKRTLLKGKLYKSESSNSFYPEKRVKPDFNVYNENREFIDLTTEIQDLSKELWPKYRLDKSTAEFWNELKPLESKIAKYERKIRIKNLMTKPKKFFKKISGS; this is encoded by the coding sequence ATGAACGTAACAGATCTTACGGTTAAAAATGATTACTGCATTGGTTGTGGAGTCTGTGCAGGTGTATGTCCATCAAACAATCTCTATATAGATTGGTCACCTCGAGGGGAGCTAATTCCCCATACAAATAATCTTTGTAATGATAAATGCTCTATTTGTCTTGATATTTGCCCATTTAACAATCACAAAATTAATCAAGACGCTATTACTAATTCATTGTTTTCTAAAACCCGTAATATAAAATATAATGAGTATACAGGCTACTATCTAAATTGTTATGTTGGTTTTAGAAAAGATACTGTAAAAAGATTAAAAAGTGCTTCAGGAGGGTTAGCTACTTCATTTTTAGCTTCATTAATTAAGGAAAATATTGTAGATAGAATTATTGCAGTTGGGATCTCTGAAGATAATAACAGGATGTTTAATTTTAAAATTTTAAATAATTCTAATGAAGTATATTCTTGCGCAGGATCTGCTTATTATCCTGTTGAAATTTCAAGGATTTTAAAGGAGATTATTAAAGAAAAAGAAGAATTTGAATATGCAGTTATCGCATTACCCTGTGTAGCTTATGCTTTAAGGTTGGCAATAGATAAAATACCCAAACTTAAAAAGAAAATCAAAATTATTGCATCATTAACGTGCGGACAGCTTCAAAACCGTTTTTGCACAGAATTATTATCATTAGAATCTGGAATTAAAGTTAATGAACTTGCAAAAATGAATTTCAGACAGAAATCAGAAAATAATTCTGCCATCAATTATATGCAAGTTGCTACTGATAAAAATGGAAATGAAGGTATTCCTCAAGCTAATCAAGAATTACCATCCCATTTATGGCATTATCAATACTTCAAGCAGAATGCATGTAATTTTTGTGATGATATATTTGGAGAAGTTGCAGATGTTACTTTTATGGATGCATGGCTTCCTGAATATATAGATAATTACAGAGGGACCTCTTTGATTATATCTCGGACTCCTCTTGCCCTTAAATTATTAGAAAATTCCCATGAATATAATTTAAAAGAAATATCTGTTAACAGCGTAATTGAAAGTCAAATGGGACTTATTCAGAAAAAAAGAACGCTTTTAAAGGGCAAACTTTATAAAAGCGAAAGTTCCAATTCATTTTATCCAGAAAAAAGAGTAAAACCCGATTTTAACGTATATAATGAAAACAGGGAATTTATAGATTTAACAACTGAAATACAAGATTTAAGTAAAGAATTATGGCCCAAATATCGTTTAGATAAATCAACTGCAGAATTCTGGAACGAAT